Proteins co-encoded in one Acidithiobacillus caldus ATCC 51756 genomic window:
- the lysS gene encoding lysine--tRNA ligase — MDQELNDQMQVRRHKLERWREQGAAYPNGFRRDAEAAELHRRYDQSDAAELDAQAVQAHLGGRLMSRRIMGKASFADLQDGSGRLQLFFSRDELGEDAYAQFKELDLGDVIGVGGQLFRTKTGELSLRVASFTLLAKALRPLPEKWHGLSDPETRFRQRYVDLIVTESTRRTFRIRSQTVAALRAVLSNDGFIEVETPMMQPIPGGATARPFITHHHALDMTLYLRIAPELYLKRLVVGGFERVFEINRNFRNEGVSTRHNPEFTMLEWYEAYADYTMAMDRCETLIRAAAQAALGSTDIHYQGLAIHLGEPFARLGVAEAVRRYHPDLAHKNLRDAGILGDKLRELGHPCPADWGWGKRLVELFEKTVEPRLEQPTFITEYPLEVSPLARRCSADPELTDRFELFIAGRELANGFSELNDPDDQAARFRAQVAAKEAGDEEAMFFDADYIRALEYGMPPTAGVGLGVDRLVMLLADQPSIREVILFPHLRPEQT, encoded by the coding sequence GTGGACCAGGAACTCAACGACCAGATGCAGGTGCGGCGCCACAAGCTCGAGCGTTGGCGCGAGCAGGGTGCGGCCTATCCCAACGGGTTCCGGCGCGATGCCGAAGCGGCGGAGTTGCACCGGCGCTACGACCAGAGCGATGCCGCGGAACTCGATGCCCAGGCGGTACAGGCGCACCTGGGCGGACGCCTCATGAGCCGGCGCATCATGGGCAAGGCGAGTTTTGCCGACCTACAGGATGGGAGCGGCCGCTTGCAGCTTTTCTTCAGCCGCGACGAATTGGGCGAAGACGCCTACGCCCAGTTCAAGGAGCTGGATCTGGGCGACGTCATCGGTGTCGGCGGGCAGCTCTTTCGAACCAAGACGGGCGAGCTCTCCCTGCGGGTGGCATCCTTTACCTTGCTGGCCAAGGCTCTGCGGCCCCTGCCCGAAAAATGGCATGGCCTCAGCGATCCGGAGACCCGCTTTCGCCAGCGCTATGTGGACCTCATCGTCACCGAGTCGACGCGGCGGACCTTCCGGATTCGCAGCCAGACCGTGGCGGCGCTGCGCGCCGTACTCAGCAACGACGGCTTCATCGAGGTGGAGACGCCCATGATGCAGCCCATCCCCGGTGGTGCGACGGCGCGTCCTTTCATTACCCACCACCACGCCCTGGACATGACCTTGTACCTGCGCATCGCCCCGGAGCTTTATCTCAAGCGCCTGGTGGTGGGCGGTTTCGAGCGGGTTTTCGAGATCAACCGCAACTTTCGTAACGAGGGCGTGTCCACCCGGCACAACCCCGAATTCACCATGCTCGAGTGGTACGAGGCCTATGCCGACTACACCATGGCCATGGACCGTTGCGAGACCCTCATCCGCGCCGCTGCCCAGGCGGCTCTGGGCAGTACCGATATCCACTATCAGGGGCTTGCCATCCATCTCGGTGAGCCCTTCGCGCGCCTTGGCGTGGCCGAAGCGGTGCGACGTTACCATCCGGATCTGGCGCACAAAAACCTGCGCGATGCGGGTATCCTCGGCGACAAGCTGCGTGAACTGGGCCACCCCTGTCCCGCGGACTGGGGCTGGGGCAAGCGCCTTGTGGAACTCTTTGAAAAAACCGTGGAACCTCGCCTCGAGCAACCCACTTTCATCACCGAATACCCTCTGGAAGTAAGCCCCTTGGCCCGGCGCTGCAGTGCGGATCCCGAACTGACGGACCGTTTCGAGCTCTTCATTGCCGGGCGGGAACTGGCCAATGGGTTCTCGGAGCTCAACGATCCCGACGATCAGGCGGCCCGTTTCCGTGCCCAGGTGGCGGCCAAGGAGGCGGGAGACGAAGAGGCCATGTTCTTCGACGCCGACTACATCCGCGCCCTGGAGTACGGCATGCCGCCCACGGCGGGAGTTGGCCTGGGTGTGGACCGTCTGGTCATGCTCCTGGCGGATCAACCCAGTATCCGGGAGGTCATCCTCTTTCCGCATCTGCGGCCGGAGCAGACGTGA
- a CDS encoding lipoprotein-releasing ABC transporter permease subunit, producing MTPYELWIGLRYTRAKRRNHFISFITGTAILGMVIGVAALIAVMAVMNGFDHTLRSRILAVTSDIIIQGNGVPVLDWPVAVRRLQRLPGVTGVAPYVQAQAMLSHDGLVSGAVVEGIDPELEGRVNRLGADMKAGSLDALHTRDWGIVLGRALARQLGVGVGGKVTLISPQGGVTPLGVTPRLRQFTVVGLFSVGIYAYDSGMAYISLKDAQRLYGLDQGVTGLRMQIKDPFAAPAFAKDLQTRLGPAFYVQDWTQTHENFFKALGMEKIVMFVILSLIIAVAAFNIVATLVMVVTDKEADIAILRTLGVRPRSIQFIFMIQGAVIGLFGTALGVAGGVLLALNIPTLVPAIEHFFHVQFLSPEVYSISQLPSRLEARDVIHVALAALLMSWLATLYPSWRAARVDPAEALRYE from the coding sequence GTGACGCCCTACGAACTCTGGATCGGACTGCGCTACACCCGCGCCAAGCGGCGCAATCACTTCATTTCCTTCATCACCGGGACGGCCATCCTGGGCATGGTCATAGGCGTTGCCGCCCTCATAGCCGTCATGGCGGTCATGAATGGTTTCGATCACACCCTGCGCTCGCGTATCCTGGCGGTGACCTCCGATATCATCATCCAGGGCAATGGTGTGCCCGTTCTGGACTGGCCCGTGGCGGTCCGACGCCTGCAGCGCCTGCCCGGTGTCACGGGGGTGGCGCCCTACGTGCAGGCCCAGGCCATGCTCTCCCACGACGGTCTCGTCAGTGGCGCGGTGGTGGAGGGCATCGATCCGGAGCTGGAGGGGCGGGTGAACCGTCTGGGTGCCGACATGAAAGCCGGGAGTCTCGATGCCCTGCACACCCGGGACTGGGGGATCGTTCTCGGGCGCGCCCTGGCGCGACAGCTGGGCGTAGGAGTCGGTGGCAAGGTGACCCTGATCTCGCCCCAGGGTGGGGTGACGCCTCTGGGGGTAACGCCGCGACTGCGTCAGTTCACGGTGGTGGGGCTTTTCTCCGTGGGCATCTATGCCTACGACAGCGGCATGGCCTACATTTCCCTCAAGGATGCCCAGCGCCTCTACGGCTTAGATCAGGGCGTTACCGGACTGCGCATGCAGATCAAGGATCCCTTTGCTGCCCCTGCCTTTGCCAAGGATCTGCAGACCCGCCTCGGGCCCGCTTTTTACGTGCAGGACTGGACCCAGACCCATGAGAACTTTTTCAAGGCCCTGGGTATGGAGAAGATCGTGATGTTCGTGATCCTCTCCCTCATCATTGCCGTAGCGGCCTTCAATATCGTGGCCACCCTGGTCATGGTGGTGACGGACAAGGAGGCGGACATCGCCATTTTGCGCACCCTGGGGGTGCGGCCGCGCAGCATTCAGTTCATCTTCATGATCCAGGGGGCCGTGATCGGCCTGTTTGGGACGGCCCTGGGCGTTGCCGGCGGGGTCCTGCTGGCCCTCAATATCCCCACGCTGGTGCCGGCCATCGAACATTTCTTTCACGTCCAGTTCCTCTCGCCGGAGGTCTACTCCATCAGCCAGCTGCCCTCCCGTCTGGAGGCGCGCGACGTCATCCACGTCGCCCTGGCAGCCCTGCTCATGAGCTGGCTGGCGACCCTGTACCCCTCCTGGCGCGCGGCGCGGGTAGATCCGGCGGAGGCACTGCGCTATGAGTGA
- a CDS encoding ABC transporter ATP-binding protein has product MSEAPVLAVEHLRHGYTLGRSRLEVLRDIELRVTAGERLAIVGASGQGKSTLMHVMGSLERPTAGRVRILGEDVYALSEAKRSALRNRYIGFVYQLHRLLPEFTALENVLMPLLVRRERRRRVEPWARELLERVGLAERLQHKPGMLSGGERQRVALARALVNRPALLLADEPTGNLDSASAERVHRLMLELNAELGTALVVVTHEPALAARMERVLHLRDGRLEGGAGDGDAPAARAPEAPEAGNQGVG; this is encoded by the coding sequence ATGAGTGAGGCGCCGGTACTGGCGGTGGAGCATCTGCGGCACGGCTACACCCTGGGACGGTCGCGTCTGGAGGTGCTGCGCGACATCGAGCTGCGGGTGACGGCGGGAGAGCGGCTGGCCATTGTCGGCGCCTCGGGTCAGGGCAAGAGCACGCTCATGCACGTCATGGGCAGCCTCGAACGACCGACGGCGGGGCGGGTGCGCATCCTGGGCGAGGACGTCTACGCGCTCTCCGAGGCCAAGCGCTCTGCCCTGCGCAATCGGTACATCGGCTTTGTCTACCAGTTGCATCGTCTGCTGCCCGAGTTCACCGCCCTCGAAAATGTCCTGATGCCGCTGCTGGTACGGCGGGAACGGCGGCGCCGAGTCGAGCCCTGGGCGCGGGAGCTGCTGGAGCGGGTGGGGCTGGCCGAGCGCCTGCAGCACAAACCCGGCATGCTCTCGGGCGGCGAGCGCCAGCGCGTGGCCCTGGCTCGGGCCCTGGTCAACCGCCCGGCGCTGCTCCTGGCCGATGAGCCCACGGGCAATCTCGACAGTGCCTCGGCAGAACGCGTCCACCGCCTGATGCTCGAACTCAATGCCGAGCTGGGTACGGCCTTGGTCGTCGTCACCCACGAACCAGCCCTTGCGGCCCGTATGGAACGGGTGCTGCACCTGCGCGATGGTCGTCTGGAGGGTGGCGCCGGCGACGGCGACGCACCAGCAGCGCGTGCGCCGGAAGCCCCAGAGGCCGGGAATCAGGGGGTGGGCTGA
- a CDS encoding DUF2062 domain-containing protein, producing the protein MRLPAFLRLPRREEILRRRPLGRFTHYLARSAYWQLHRRNVARGAAIGTFIGALPYFGHVATILVLCLWRRAYIPIAVLMPFVVTGPFTIVPFFYAAYQVGYALLRRMDMAPALTIHYADIQRLVHGHVHLATMGNRLWHAYLITWVGSVILGTLLSLTVYWGVRIGWRFWVTVRVVRRRRRRQPTP; encoded by the coding sequence TTGCGCCTGCCTGCATTTCTTCGCCTGCCTCGCCGTGAGGAAATCCTGCGACGGCGCCCACTGGGGCGCTTCACCCATTATCTGGCGCGCAGTGCCTACTGGCAGCTCCATCGCCGCAACGTCGCCCGGGGGGCCGCCATCGGTACCTTCATCGGTGCCCTACCCTACTTCGGCCACGTTGCTACCATACTGGTCCTGTGTCTGTGGCGGCGCGCCTATATTCCCATCGCCGTGCTCATGCCCTTCGTGGTGACCGGCCCCTTCACCATCGTGCCTTTCTTCTATGCGGCCTATCAGGTGGGTTACGCTCTGCTGCGGCGGATGGACATGGCCCCCGCCTTAACCATCCATTATGCGGATATCCAGCGCCTCGTCCATGGTCACGTGCATCTGGCGACCATGGGCAACCGCCTATGGCACGCCTATCTCATCACCTGGGTTGGCAGTGTGATCCTGGGGACCCTGCTGTCCCTCACGGTCTATTGGGGGGTGCGCATCGGCTGGCGTTTCTGGGTTACCGTGCGGGTCGTGCGGCGACGGCGACGCCGTCAGCCCACCCCCTGA
- a CDS encoding ComEC/Rec2 family competence protein — MLAVSLAILTGVAAFQLWRSLPPLVPAFLLFGIGLVLAWRWRPALLLSIAAAAFLWSGVQALERLEQVLPAGKELEIRGRIDGFPQLQQREYRFRLAPSEIRLDGRPLAHPPALLELHGALPEPPVPAQAWRLLVRTESLASLRQSPYLDLARQRFWDGVQGTGKILHAELSPPSSGSPLDLLARLRQTILERSNAALSRSRAGYVQALSIGLGNQIPAEVWQWYRDTGTAHLLVISGSHVAVVTGMWVLLWRFLWRRTPWCARWPAQQVAILAGIPMAWVYAFIAGMQTPGERAAWMITAAATAALLGRRHSAWAGLAAAIAAMVLANPGNVVDLGFWLSILAVSVLLLIGFEEGNWRRQLQSQWTISVVLLPLIAALFGMVSLISPLANILVIPLVEVVAVPLTLLGALFALFDWEWLYRVIFRLVAVEMEGVSALLHALLQIPWARVSTGQGRYWAIAAATLAFATFLLPPRWPHRWVGLLGFIPLLVPSPAAEDLQLEEIPAGSGMAIFWQQGRQSGLYTANLWDKESQRAAAAGIDARLQRAGIARLGLWVRGDLSSPSKKPPAARIFLPPGTRDASLADAVVDHCLPDRAPPDLRFWQAAPIQPCILALPRPAQVLILGDMDEAASERLLHRKNLRGLRVILAPATLSAWQRQGIEGAAPRSSIHYLGEGGSTLWSYGHGRLALASSKPRAYWQIP, encoded by the coding sequence ATGTTGGCGGTGAGCCTCGCCATCCTCACCGGTGTCGCGGCCTTTCAGCTGTGGCGCAGCCTGCCACCGCTGGTACCGGCATTCCTGCTTTTCGGGATCGGCCTGGTTCTTGCCTGGCGCTGGCGTCCGGCGCTTCTCCTCAGCATCGCGGCGGCGGCCTTTCTGTGGAGCGGCGTCCAGGCCCTGGAGCGACTGGAGCAGGTGCTGCCGGCGGGGAAGGAGCTGGAAATCCGCGGCCGGATCGACGGTTTTCCGCAGCTGCAGCAGCGCGAGTATCGTTTTCGTCTGGCCCCTTCGGAAATTCGCCTCGACGGTCGGCCACTGGCCCATCCCCCGGCGCTCCTGGAGCTGCACGGCGCCTTGCCGGAGCCGCCCGTTCCGGCTCAGGCCTGGCGCCTTTTGGTGCGCACGGAATCCCTCGCGAGCCTGCGCCAGAGCCCGTATCTGGATCTTGCCCGACAGCGCTTCTGGGATGGTGTGCAGGGCACCGGCAAGATCCTCCACGCCGAGCTTTCCCCACCGTCCTCCGGGTCGCCCCTGGATCTCCTCGCCCGGCTGCGGCAGACCATCCTCGAGCGCAGCAATGCCGCCCTCAGCCGCAGCCGTGCCGGTTACGTTCAGGCGCTCAGCATCGGTCTCGGGAACCAGATCCCCGCCGAGGTCTGGCAATGGTACCGCGATACCGGGACCGCCCATCTGTTGGTGATATCCGGATCCCACGTCGCGGTGGTGACGGGCATGTGGGTCCTGCTCTGGCGCTTTCTGTGGCGACGCACCCCGTGGTGCGCCCGTTGGCCGGCGCAGCAGGTGGCCATCCTTGCGGGCATCCCCATGGCCTGGGTCTACGCCTTCATAGCCGGCATGCAGACACCGGGGGAGCGGGCGGCCTGGATGATCACGGCGGCGGCCACAGCGGCCCTGCTGGGCAGGCGGCACAGCGCCTGGGCCGGGCTCGCCGCCGCCATCGCCGCCATGGTGCTGGCCAACCCGGGCAACGTGGTCGATCTGGGTTTCTGGCTGTCCATCCTCGCCGTGAGTGTCCTGTTGCTCATCGGCTTCGAAGAGGGCAACTGGCGGCGGCAGCTGCAGAGTCAATGGACCATTTCCGTCGTCCTGCTACCCCTCATCGCCGCCCTGTTCGGCATGGTGTCGCTCATCTCACCCCTGGCCAACATCCTCGTGATTCCTCTGGTGGAAGTGGTGGCCGTGCCTCTGACCCTGCTCGGCGCACTGTTTGCCCTGTTCGACTGGGAGTGGCTATATCGGGTGATCTTTCGCCTGGTGGCGGTGGAGATGGAAGGGGTGTCGGCGCTGCTGCATGCCCTGTTGCAGATTCCCTGGGCGCGGGTGTCCACGGGGCAGGGGCGTTACTGGGCCATAGCGGCCGCAACCCTCGCCTTTGCCACCTTTTTGCTGCCACCGCGCTGGCCGCACCGCTGGGTCGGGCTTTTGGGCTTCATCCCCCTCCTGGTTCCGAGCCCCGCGGCAGAGGATCTGCAACTCGAGGAAATCCCGGCGGGCAGCGGCATGGCCATTTTCTGGCAACAGGGTCGCCAAAGCGGTCTGTACACGGCCAATCTCTGGGACAAGGAGAGCCAGCGGGCGGCGGCTGCCGGCATCGACGCCCGCCTCCAGCGTGCGGGCATCGCGCGTCTTGGTCTGTGGGTGCGCGGCGATCTGTCCAGCCCCAGCAAGAAGCCGCCGGCGGCACGGATCTTTCTGCCACCGGGGACGCGGGATGCTTCGCTGGCGGATGCGGTTGTCGACCATTGTCTCCCGGATCGGGCGCCGCCGGACCTGCGCTTCTGGCAAGCGGCGCCGATCCAGCCCTGTATCCTCGCCTTACCGCGACCGGCACAGGTGCTCATCCTGGGTGACATGGACGAGGCCGCCAGCGAGCGTCTCCTGCATCGCAAGAACCTGCGGGGTCTGCGCGTGATTCTGGCGCCGGCTACCCTGAGCGCCTGGCAGCGCCAAGGGATCGAGGGAGCGGCCCCGCGCAGTAGCATCCATTATCTTGGCGAGGGTGGGAGCACGCTCTGGAGTTACGGCCATGGGCGTCTGGCCCTCGCGAGCAGCAAGCCGCGTGCCTATTGGCAAATTCCGTAA
- a CDS encoding MotA/TolQ/ExbB proton channel family protein, producing MHDLWELFRLGGFVLPILLLAAVIALAIAGNRLWVLRRARIAPRGLVERVGELVEAGKVQQAVKILYENDTPLARILLTALQQAGQPRDVIKEMVEEAGRQEVAHLDRYLNFLGSIAGVAPLLGLLGTVIGIMHAFAAIGMVGMGDPKALAGGIAEALITTAGGLSVAIPSLLFYRYFRGRVETLVLATEKEALKLINLLGGGKA from the coding sequence GTGCACGACTTGTGGGAATTGTTTCGCCTTGGGGGCTTTGTCCTGCCCATTCTCCTCTTGGCCGCGGTCATCGCCCTGGCCATAGCGGGTAATCGCCTCTGGGTGCTGCGGCGGGCCCGCATTGCGCCGCGCGGCCTGGTGGAGCGTGTCGGTGAACTGGTGGAGGCAGGCAAGGTGCAGCAGGCGGTGAAAATCCTGTACGAGAACGACACGCCCCTGGCCCGTATCCTCCTCACCGCCCTGCAACAGGCGGGCCAACCGCGCGACGTCATCAAGGAGATGGTGGAGGAAGCGGGACGGCAGGAGGTGGCGCACCTGGATCGCTACCTGAATTTTCTCGGCAGTATCGCCGGGGTGGCGCCCCTGCTCGGGCTCCTGGGTACGGTGATCGGCATCATGCATGCCTTTGCGGCCATCGGTATGGTGGGCATGGGTGATCCCAAGGCCCTGGCCGGTGGCATCGCCGAGGCCCTCATCACCACCGCGGGCGGCCTGAGCGTTGCCATCCCCAGTCTGCTCTTCTATCGGTATTTTCGCGGGCGGGTGGAGACCTTGGTGCTGGCGACGGAAAAGGAGGCGCTGAAGCTCATCAACCTCTTGGGTGGAGGCAAGGCGTGA
- a CDS encoding ExbD/TolR family protein — MNFRRPSLEEPEINVISMVDIVLVLLLFFMVTTSFVHQSHLSMQLPKAQQAAAGEPKSPIVIDLAASGAVSIDHQTLSMTQLAARLKALAAKDPERVIVLRADRNATQQYVVDVLDAAQEAGLTRISFATLTSSH; from the coding sequence GTGAATTTTCGCCGACCGAGTCTCGAAGAACCGGAGATCAATGTCATCTCCATGGTGGACATCGTCCTCGTTTTGCTCCTGTTTTTCATGGTGACCACGAGCTTCGTGCACCAGTCGCACCTGTCCATGCAACTGCCCAAGGCACAGCAGGCTGCCGCCGGCGAGCCCAAGTCTCCCATCGTCATCGACCTGGCCGCCAGTGGCGCCGTGAGCATCGATCACCAAACGCTCTCCATGACGCAGCTTGCCGCTCGCCTCAAGGCTCTGGCGGCCAAGGATCCCGAGCGGGTGATCGTGCTGCGCGCCGATCGCAACGCCACCCAGCAGTACGTCGTGGACGTGCTGGATGCCGCCCAGGAAGCCGGACTGACGCGTATCAGCTTTGCCACGCTGACCAGTAGCCACTGA
- a CDS encoding lysophospholipid acyltransferase family protein, which yields MRLSGRSLDLAAWLAALILGSIGRSLRWREEGAEGVRALVARGQPFILVFWHGRLAMLPRLYREVGGRRVKILISDHRDGELIARAMAHWGFGAVRGSTRRGAVRGAKGMLRAAREGYDLAITPDGPRGPREVLQAGVVDLARLSGLPLVPVTFSARWAWEFGSWDRFLLPRPGSRALALWGEPVWVGRNQSPAAADELTRQLEDTLRRMRQRADALVGRRPCRERGGSRKRIEPGE from the coding sequence ATGCGTCTGTCCGGTCGGTCCCTGGACCTTGCCGCCTGGCTGGCTGCCCTGATTCTCGGTAGCATCGGTCGTAGTCTGCGCTGGCGGGAAGAGGGTGCTGAGGGGGTGCGAGCATTGGTCGCCCGTGGTCAGCCTTTTATCCTCGTGTTTTGGCACGGACGCCTCGCCATGCTGCCACGCCTGTATCGGGAAGTCGGTGGCCGGCGGGTGAAGATTCTCATCAGCGATCATCGGGACGGCGAGTTGATTGCCCGCGCCATGGCCCACTGGGGCTTTGGCGCGGTACGCGGTTCTACCCGCCGGGGCGCGGTGCGCGGTGCCAAGGGTATGCTGCGCGCGGCGCGGGAGGGGTACGATCTTGCCATCACGCCCGATGGTCCCCGCGGGCCGCGGGAAGTGCTGCAGGCTGGGGTAGTGGACCTGGCGCGTCTGTCGGGCCTGCCCCTGGTGCCGGTGACCTTTTCGGCGCGTTGGGCCTGGGAGTTCGGCAGTTGGGATCGTTTTCTCTTGCCGCGTCCCGGCAGTCGCGCCCTGGCGCTCTGGGGAGAGCCGGTCTGGGTAGGCAGGAATCAGTCGCCCGCCGCCGCGGACGAGTTGACGCGCCAGTTGGAGGATACCCTACGCCGCATGCGTCAGCGCGCCGATGCACTAGTCGGACGCCGACCCTGCCGGGAAAGGGGCGGAAGCCGGAAGCGGATCGAGCCCGGGGAGTGA
- the lpxK gene encoding tetraacyldisaccharide 4'-kinase has translation MGLRQRLEQEWYGGGPLVNALRPLGALTCALAGWRRRHVRGRGGALPSLVVGNLTVGGNGKTPLTLAIGRRMQDWGVAVAVVSRGHGAHPPELPYRVNPDDTSVRAGDEPLLLAQTLPVYLSPRRHAGIAAAAAAGFRWALLDDGFQHLALRADLRLLVFSGARPLGNGRCLPAGPLREPRSAWEQADAVLLDEAVGSLPLPPTLPQFRYRLQVVGAQRLGDAGQRIDPRQWRGRRFSAVTGIARPERFLQTLKTLGVETRLYAFADHHAFRPEDLQAIPRPLVMTAKDAVKCASFAGPDDWVLLTEAEPESAFWDWLHSAIMKRS, from the coding sequence GTGGGTCTGCGTCAGCGCCTCGAACAAGAGTGGTATGGCGGCGGGCCGTTGGTTAACGCCTTGCGGCCGCTGGGGGCCCTGACCTGTGCCCTGGCGGGCTGGCGCCGGCGCCACGTGCGCGGCCGGGGGGGGGCGCTACCCAGTCTCGTGGTCGGCAATCTGACGGTGGGCGGTAATGGCAAGACGCCCTTGACCCTGGCCATCGGTCGCCGCATGCAGGACTGGGGCGTGGCCGTGGCCGTGGTGAGCCGAGGGCACGGTGCTCATCCACCGGAGTTGCCCTATCGCGTGAATCCGGACGACACCTCGGTACGGGCGGGCGATGAGCCACTCCTGCTGGCCCAGACCCTGCCCGTATATCTCAGCCCGCGGCGACATGCCGGTATCGCTGCCGCCGCTGCTGCAGGTTTTCGCTGGGCGCTTCTGGACGATGGCTTTCAGCACCTGGCCTTGCGTGCGGATCTGCGTCTTTTGGTGTTTTCTGGCGCACGGCCCCTGGGCAACGGTCGCTGTCTGCCCGCCGGGCCGCTGCGCGAGCCACGCTCTGCTTGGGAGCAGGCCGACGCCGTGCTGCTGGATGAGGCTGTGGGCAGTCTGCCTCTGCCGCCGACCCTCCCCCAGTTTCGCTACCGCTTGCAGGTGGTGGGCGCGCAGCGCCTGGGAGATGCCGGGCAGCGCATCGACCCCCGGCAGTGGCGCGGTCGGCGCTTCAGTGCCGTCACCGGCATCGCCCGACCGGAGCGATTTTTGCAAACCCTGAAGACGCTGGGTGTCGAGACGCGTCTCTATGCCTTTGCCGATCACCACGCCTTCCGCCCCGAGGACCTGCAGGCTATCCCCCGTCCCCTCGTCATGACGGCCAAGGATGCCGTAAAATGCGCAAGCTTCGCCGGGCCGGACGATTGGGTGTTGCTCACCGAGGCTGAGCCCGAATCGGCCTTCTGGGATTGGTTGCATTCGGCCATAATGAAGCGGTCCTAA
- a CDS encoding Trm112 family protein, which translates to MSIDRRLLDLLACPQCKGTLRPCRQREALCCERCQLLFPILDDIPVLLLDEAQPFSGSPPP; encoded by the coding sequence ATGAGCATCGATCGCCGTTTGCTGGACCTGTTGGCCTGTCCCCAGTGCAAGGGTACGCTCCGGCCCTGTCGCCAGCGGGAGGCTCTCTGCTGTGAGCGTTGCCAGCTCCTGTTTCCCATTCTCGACGATATTCCCGTCCTGCTCCTGGACGAAGCCCAGCCCTTTAGCGGATCGCCGCCACCATGA
- the kdsB gene encoding 3-deoxy-manno-octulosonate cytidylyltransferase has product MNFTVLIPARLASTRLPGKVLLDVAGLPMVEQVRRRALESGAERVVVAADDPQIVERIHRFGGEALLTATTHRCGSERLAEAARLLGLGDEEIVVNLQGDEPGMDPALIRAVAKLLAAVPAPVATVAVPIQKTEELLDPHAVKVALAGDGRALYFSRAPIPWRRDDFPPTSTTLPAPGSHWRHLGLYAYRQAFLQDYASWPASALEDMEALEQLRILERGYSIFVHRAQQAPVTGVDTADDLERVRRAFAARQPSTAVP; this is encoded by the coding sequence ATGAACTTCACCGTCCTCATCCCGGCGCGGCTGGCCTCCACCCGCCTGCCCGGCAAGGTCCTGCTGGACGTCGCTGGCCTGCCCATGGTCGAGCAGGTACGCCGCCGTGCCCTGGAAAGTGGTGCCGAACGGGTGGTGGTTGCCGCCGATGACCCGCAGATCGTCGAGCGGATTCACCGCTTCGGTGGTGAGGCCTTGCTGACCGCGACGACGCACCGCTGCGGTAGTGAGCGACTGGCGGAGGCGGCACGCCTTCTGGGCCTTGGGGACGAAGAGATCGTCGTCAATCTGCAGGGGGATGAGCCTGGTATGGATCCGGCACTCATCCGTGCCGTGGCAAAGCTGCTGGCAGCCGTTCCCGCACCCGTGGCGACGGTGGCGGTGCCCATCCAAAAAACGGAGGAACTCCTGGATCCGCACGCCGTCAAGGTGGCCCTGGCGGGTGATGGTCGTGCCCTGTACTTTTCGCGGGCGCCCATTCCCTGGCGGCGGGACGACTTCCCCCCGACCTCCACAACCCTGCCGGCGCCAGGGAGCCACTGGCGCCATCTGGGTCTCTATGCCTATCGCCAGGCCTTTCTGCAGGACTACGCCTCCTGGCCCGCCTCCGCGCTGGAGGACATGGAAGCCCTGGAGCAATTACGCATTCTCGAACGCGGGTACAGCATCTTCGTGCACCGAGCGCAGCAGGCGCCCGTGACCGGCGTCGATACCGCCGATGACCTGGAGCGGGTACGGCGCGCCTTTGCCGCGCGCCAGCCTTCCACGGCGGTGCCGTAA
- the ppa gene encoding inorganic diphosphatase — translation MDLKHIPAGRALPDDIHVVIEIPQGSSIKYEVDKASGAVFVDRFLFTSMHYPLNYGFIPNTLSDDGDPTDVLVLAPQAVAPGVVLRARPVAVLLMEDESGVDAKIVAVPHGKLAAGYEAIRDVHDLPTDLRDRVRHFFEHYKDLEPGKWVKLKDWADAAEARRIISADAARAG, via the coding sequence ATGGACCTCAAACACATCCCCGCCGGCCGCGCCCTGCCCGACGACATTCACGTCGTCATCGAGATTCCCCAGGGCTCCAGCATCAAATACGAGGTGGACAAGGCCTCGGGAGCCGTCTTCGTGGATCGCTTCCTCTTCACGTCCATGCACTATCCCCTCAATTACGGCTTCATCCCCAATACCCTCTCCGATGATGGCGATCCCACGGACGTGCTGGTTCTGGCGCCCCAGGCCGTGGCTCCGGGCGTGGTCCTGCGCGCCCGGCCGGTGGCGGTGTTGTTGATGGAAGACGAGAGCGGAGTGGATGCCAAGATCGTCGCGGTGCCCCACGGCAAGCTCGCCGCTGGTTATGAGGCGATACGGGACGTCCACGATCTGCCCACGGACCTGCGCGATCGGGTCCGGCATTTCTTTGAACACTACAAGGATCTCGAGCCCGGCAAGTGGGTGAAGCTCAAGGATTGGGCCGATGCCGCCGAGGCCCGCCGCATCATCAGCGCCGACGCGGCCCGCGCCGGCTGA